In Triticum urartu cultivar G1812 chromosome 6, Tu2.1, whole genome shotgun sequence, the following proteins share a genomic window:
- the LOC125513089 gene encoding uncharacterized protein LOC125513089: MGHSIVLFGRVVDFSFLEPATGGGGGELICSAWEGIYGLQSQQELRDAGTEYMGTFKASAVIADPPQLCSLRILVPTEYFSVPPPLQDMHFARISSADRHLFALRAGDWRPGSGMMDIGGYLIYDACKDSLSVVPKLLEDDFHAAIGCQSAVVMCNGDDGGYFLAELVWLRPKYSQAAIWLWKSSAPGWSLNPAHLSLPPGFCSSLSFSYRGSILCWVDLLGGMVMCDLGKDCSNLDRPELRFIQLPKDCPSYDSSDLCNRYHLCPEKFRSMACVGDTIKFVTMDGNVEEQGFALTVYSLLPDLSDWEISSKYNVENIWANESYQSTTSMAKIPPSFPVLSTHEDGVIYLVFTDLTVVDDPPHVSGWTGQRRVVFKSQYLVRVDIENNKVHCYPPTTDCSIDDYLLCSDFSAYRQCVQDHPREIEATEMVASGKRMKL, translated from the exons ATGGGCCATTCGATCGTTCTGTTCGGGCGCGTGGTTGATTTCTCCTTCCTCGAGCCGGCGaccggcggaggcggcggagagttaatctgcTCCGCGTGGGAAGGAATATACGGGCTACAGAGCCAGCAAGAGCTTCGTGACGCAGGCACCGAGTACATGGGGACCTTCAAGGCAAGCGCAGTCATCGCCGATCCGCCGCAACTCTGCTCCCTCCGCATACTGGTGCCGACGGAATACTTTTCGGTCCCGCCGCCACTCCAAGACATGCACTTCGCCCGCATCTCCAGCGCGGACAGGCACCTGTTCGCCCTCCGCGCCGGCGATTGGCGCCCTGGCAGCGGTATGATGGACATAGGAGGCTACCTCATCTACGACGCCTGTAAGGACTCCCTCTCCGTGGTCCCCAAGCTTCTGGAGGACGACTTCCATGCCGCCATCGGGTGCCAGTCGGCCGTCGTCATGTGCAACGGGGACGACGGCGGATATTTTCTTGCCGAACTCGTCTGGCTCAGGCCGAAATACTCCCAAGCAGCCATCTGGCTGTGGAAGTCGTCCGCCCCAGGATGGTCCTTGAATCCCGCGCACCTGAGCCTTCCGCCTGGCTTCTGCTCCAGCTTGTCTTTCTCTTATCGGGGATCTATCCTCTGCTGGGTGGATCTCCTCGGAGGCATGGTCATGTGTGATCTGGGCAAAGATTGCAGCAACTTGGACCGCCCGGAGCTCCGTTTCATTCAGTTGCCCAAAGATTGTCCATCCTATGATAGCAGCGACCTCTGTAATCGATACCACCTCTGCCCTGAGAAGTTCCGTTCCATGGCATGTGTAGGCGACACCATCAAGTTCGTCACCATGGATGGCAATGTTGAAGAACAAGGCTTTGCTCTGACCGTCTATTCTCTGTTGCCTGACCTGTCAGACTGGGAAATAAGCAGCAAGTACAATGTTGAAAACATATGGGCAAACGAGTCATACCAGTCTACTACTAGCATGGCAAAGATTCCTCCGTCGTTCCCTGTTCTGAGCACCCATGAAGACGGTGTCATCTACCTAGTCTTCACCGATCTCACGGTGGTCGATGATCCACCACATGTCTCAGGGTGGACAGGCCAGCGTCGAGTAGTGTTCAAAAGCCAGTATTTGGTTCGTGTCGACATTGAGAACAACAAAGTCCACTGCTATCCACCGACTACAGATTGTTCTATTGATGACTATCTCTTGTGCAGTGATTTCAGTGCCTACCGACAGTGTGTACAGGATCACCCG AGAGAGATAGAAGCAACTGAGATGGTGGCAAGTGGAAAGAGGATGAAGCTTTGA